A DNA window from Hevea brasiliensis isolate MT/VB/25A 57/8 chromosome 2, ASM3005281v1, whole genome shotgun sequence contains the following coding sequences:
- the LOC110652077 gene encoding calcium uniporter protein 4, mitochondrial, which translates to MALRKLLSKRLSDTYRLASPAVTLEHQATLPPNAAKTNFHTEYLTLPESSEKGCFRRFLHRKAINQLPEFLSLPVGEKLREKLKGINNITGERLRLDGLASPVKETVAKDPNLFGFSIEDARKLLRLSLVEKLKAKLREIPRSSISYSEFVQMCVEECGNENQGIEFAKTLDQSGNVIVMGNIVFLRPEQVAKSMENIISQSISTRNDPRRNELEQMEQQKAVIDQKARSQVRGELYCGLGFLLVQTLGLMRLTFWELSWDVMEPICFFVTSLHFVLAYAFFLRTSVEPSFEGYFQRRFKAKQKKLMQVHSFDMEKYKELRKAFYPNLGYGLPQSEHYKQLNRDEGAFLRSMHH; encoded by the exons ATGGCGCTTCGTAAATTACTCTCGAAGCGTCTTTCTGATACGTACAGACTGGCCTCACCGGCGGTTACTCTAGAACACCAAGCCACACTACCACCAAATGCAGCCAAAACCAACTTCCACACAGAGTACCTGACCTTGCCGGAATCCTCCGAGAAAGGATGTTTCCGGCGTTTCCTTCATCGGAAAGCCATCAACCAGTTGCCTGAGTTCCTCTCCCTGCCAGTCGGAGAGAAGCTGAGGGAGAAGCTCAAAGGCATCAACAATATTACCGGAGAACGGCTGCGCCTGGATGGACTCGCTTCTCCCGTGAAGGAAACGGTTGCCAAAGATCCTAATCTGTTTGGATTTTCGATTGAGGATGCGAGGAAACTTCTGAGGCTCTCTCTGGTGGAGAAGCTAAAAGCGAAGCTCAGGGAGATTCCGAGGAGCTCAATTTCGTACTCTGAGTTCGTTCAGATGTGTGTTGAGGAGTGTGGGAATGAAAATCAAGGAATTGAGTTTGCTAAGACGTTGGACCAGTCCGGAAACGTCATCGTTATGGGGAATATTGTGTTCCTCCGGCCCGAGCAG GTGGCCAAATCAATGGAGAATATAATCTCTCAATCGATATCCACTCGTAATGACCCAAGAAGAAATGAACTGGAGCAAATGGAGCAACAAAAGGCCGTAATCGACCAAAAGGCCCGAAGCCAAGTTCGGGGTGAGCTTTATTGTGGATTGGGCTTCCTGCTGGTACAAACACTTGGGCTCATGAGACTCACTTTCTGGGAGCTCAGCTGGGATGTTATGGAGCCCATATGCTTCTTTGTCACCTCGCTTCATTTTGTCCTGGCCTATGCTTTCTTTCTTAGGACATCCGTTGAGCCTTCTTTTGAAGGCTACTTCCAGCGAAGGTTCAAGGCCAAGCAGAAGAAACTCATGCAAGTCCACAGCTTTGATATGGAAAAATATAAAGAGCTTCGAAAAGCGTTTTATCCAAACTTGGGTTATGGGCTTCCTCAGTCGGAACATTATAAGCAATTGAACCGCGATGAGGGAGCATTTCTTAGATCAATGCACCATTGA